In the genome of Impatiens glandulifera chromosome 6, dImpGla2.1, whole genome shotgun sequence, the window CCGAAACAACAACTGATGTAAAATTGTTCCTGAGAACAACAAGTCTGGGACTCCTTTCAATAAATACTGAAATGGGAATTTAGAGCCCTCTCCATAAGATCCAGCGCTTCAAAcctatcatatatttttttagggcTAGGACAGATTTCAATGAAATCCTACCAGGAAAATTATAAACCGTGaagtctgccatctacaaaagggaaaacaaaaacaacaatgtttgtgaaaaccTTTCACAACAAATATAAGCAAAAGGAGAAGCAAAGCAACCGTCAATAGCTAGAAACAACCGtcacctgcgtgacgcatcctgcgtgacgcaactacgtgacgcaactgcgtgacgcaactgagTGACGCAACTAAGTGATGCAACCGCAAGACGCAATCCTAAACATAAACCATGCATTAACCATTTGCAAACAAGAAGCAaccaaccctaaaccctaacataaacaatgcatgaaccatttccaagcaagaagcaaccctaaaccctaacataaaaaatgcatgaaccatttgcaagaatgaagcaaccctaaaccctaacataaatcatgcatgaaccatttgcaagcaagacgcaaccctaaaccctaacataaaccaacataactaaaactaaCCTGATGAAGTAAATGAATGAACGAGAAGACGAAGACGAGTAGGAAGAgacgtcgaggcaggtgcgtcgtcgaGCCAggtgcgagagagagagagaaagagcatGAATAGTCGTCGAGGCTTATTTGGGTTttataaaaatccaaataaatttgacgcatcgtatcctacttgacgcatcctACGTGACGCATCCTACGTGACGTATCATACGTGACGCATCCTACGTGACGCATCCTACGTGACGCATCCTACGTGACGCATCCAACCAACccaacctgcattcaacgaTTCAGGGCGAATCAATGACGTTCTGTAAAGGAAATCAACATAAACAATCATATGTATAgaaaatcaacacaaacaatcacatataaacgaaataaacacaaaatataaacgaatatagtggaatggtcaaatgaattgtcaatttgttcaaaatcctCCCCACTGTACAAACTCGTCTCCGTTGAAAGTTCTTCGCAGCTCTAAGCCattgaatatagtggaatggtcgaCGATGCCTCTTCGATTGGTTATTCGgcgatgaaaaagaagagaaagtcttctccgccaccattagggttcacggcggagaagacctggatgagagagaaaatgaatcaaaaatgaaaaaaatatatgactttatagggttttgggtgcgtcacgcaactggagttaCGTTACGCAAAGGTATAAATGTCATTAAAAAATGGGGATCACcggcgctatttaaattatcccCCTCATCAAACGCAATTTGGCCTGTTATTagggtcatttgctcaaatttccccGATAGAAGGTGGATTTTTGTGtgttaaaaatacataaatagttataatatataatgaaaaataataaataataatttaaaataaaaagtattttaatatatttgttaatgaattgagtgaagTAATGTATACCAAAAGAGTTATTGATGTGATgagttttgattttgattttgcttTTTCAATAACTCAAATTGTAAAAGCCCTAACCTTAAATCGAAAGTTGTGAAGGTTAATTGTTATGTTAGCCTCCatcatttaaaaagaatatatatatatatatatatatatatatatatatatatatataattttttttatatatattatttgatatgaaTGATTTGTTTATTAATTCCTAATTAGTTTGGAGAAATTTGAGAATTGAAAACTTGCATTGCAGAATAAGTTTTGAATATCTTTAACTTAATGTGGGTGGTTTGTTTGTTAATTCTAAAATAGGTGCATTCttaatttagtgaaacttaCTTATTTGGTTGGAATAAGCCTTATTTTGATGTCTATAgtatattgtattttttctacatttttttttaaaatttatttttgaaatataattataacattaaatcACACCcttcaaaaaaaacaaaaataagtctTGGCCTACTAATTATTaatcaagaatttttttttaacctttataatttaaatggttatttaatatttaacccAATGCGGAGTTTCCTAAGAAATGAGAAAATGTGACCCTATACATTATATTAAGTTAACAATTCATTTGTTCTATTTGATTTTTCTCTACTCGGCTTCTAGCCGAGTTTTCTCCCAAAACCTAGTTCTCTTGTTTTTGAGATCTTTCCGGCTCATTTGCTCTCCTCTACATTTTAAAGCTTGTATCAAAGTGTTGACGGCTCGCAATTCCCTTTCATTTGTGTCTCGGGATTTctatacaaaaaattatttacttttcGTTCTCCGCCGCAATGGACTCCACGAGATCTGATAAAACGGGAAAACATCCTATTTCGTCTTATCCAAGTTCTAGAAGGTCACAGGTAACtcttaaacatatttatttgatattactTAGATTATACTTTATTATACAATCTAGTTCTAAATATATTGGACGACCTTGGTACTTAGTGtggaaaatatttaaattctattTAAGTTGAGTATGAGAGTAACTTGTGAAGTGTGTAtgaataatgtaataaattgcaagttagttttttttgtttttcttatggAAGTACAAAAATTAGTCCTTATTAGATTTACTTTCTTCAAATAATGCTGATCTTCCTATTTTAGGATTCCAAATTGTAGATATTAAAATGTTGTTAGATGATAGTTGAGGGCATAATATGTCTTAGTTTAATACAACATCTCACATTATACTTGAATTCTAGAATTACTTGATATATACCTGATTAgcatttgtttaattttaattttaattgatctTTGTATTTGTAGACTGAAGGATTTCCAAGCAGGGTACTGATGATCTGTTATCCTTCTTCAGTCATTATTGATGAACACAAATTACATGAACAAGTTATATTATTTGGGGAGATAGAGGGCATACAGAGTTTTCCATTGGAGAATTACTCCTTGGTTAAATTTAGGAGCATCGAAGAGGCGCGACGTGCTAGGAATGGATTATGTGGAAAACTTTTCAataatcctaaaataattatcatGTACTCAAATAATGATaaccttcctcttcctcttcctcctcctcttaTTACTACTCCTACTCCTACTTCTACTCCTACTCCTACTCCTACTCCTACTCCTACTCCTACTCCTTCAAGTTCAAATACTTCCAACAGGAGAAGATTGTCACTTGCATCTTCAGAACCAATCAGTTTGAAACGTCCAAATGGACATCAACATCAACATCGTATATTAGTGTATAGATCTAGAAAAACATCTGATTTTGATGGATCTATATGGCGTGGTGTTATTTCCAAAGGTGGTTCTCCAGTTTGTCATGCTCGTTGTGTCCCTTTTGGTAAAGGGATCTTATCTAATGTGTAAGTTTTCTTGATCAAGTTATAGTTGACAATCTTAGATTTATgtgtattattttcaaataattcactatcccataaaaatccaaataaatttattaggcTTGTAAATATAAGTTTGTTGATGTATTCAATATTCAACtcttgacatttttttttttatcttatcagtCCGGAGGTGATAAACTGTTCAGAGAGAATTGGGCTTGAGAATTTGACAAAATACTATGTAAATGCTGTTGGGTCTGATGTGGTCTTCTTGTTACCAAATTCTGGTGAAGATTCTCAATCATACTCAAATTTTCTGCATTATCTGGGGGATAAAAACAGGGCTGGAATAGCCAAACTCAATGATAAAACTACGTTGTTTTTGGTACCACCGTCTGATTTTCTCACAAAAGTTTTAAACATGGTCGGTCCTAAACGATGTATCTATGGGGTGGTACTTAAGTTTCCTCAATTTTCTAAAACAATTCCACCCAATCAATATATCAACAATGGACATCAATTGTTCAATAGTGCAGAAAGCTCTAAAACTACATCCACTCCAATAGTAGGAGGGAATGTGCAAACTATCTCTAAGATTTCGCCACATACTCATCCTCCAATTTCTCTTCCAATCCCCCAACCACCTCCTTTCTTTCCCACTCCGATACCCGAGCAGCATCAAAGTTATTATCAggcaccaccaccaccaccaccaccaccaccaccaccaccaccaccaccaccaccaccaccaccaccaccaccaccacatCCTTTCCAGGGTTTTCCTACTACTTCTTCGGGACAACCTATGGTTCATCATTCTCAAGATCATTTTATGCATCTGCCAGCCATAGTAAGGTCAATCTCTTATGAACCATCTACTACAAATTCCATAATACCTTTCCAGGGTGGACATCCTTCTCAAGTTGACCAGACTCAAAGATTTCATGGAATTCCTCATAATGAACACAAGGAATATGGTGTAGAAGAGGGGAAAAATGGACAATCTCTCCATCAAAAAACTAGAGATTCTGTTGCATTCTCCAATTCGGTTAATCAACCTCACAATGTTGTGTCATCATCTGCTGTAAATGTCACACCTGAGGTCCCAAATCAGGTTCAACCTTCACCCCGTGGGGTAAGTCAAGAGACCCTTCAGATTGCAACTAGGATACAACAACAAGAGTCGGGCACTCAAACTGGGCAAGTCCCTCCTAGTAACTGAAGAGATTCTCAAAAAAGTACATACTAACTCTTTCTTCCTTATTTTTATGACTCATTTCAAGTAATTTTGTGTTGTAGATATTAATCTTCTCATATGgatttaataattgataaaaatatatcataattattatagGCATCATTATTTATGTTAGAAATTTTAGGACCTCCTATTAGTTAATATTAGAGCATAAGGAGAAGGCTGAGCATTTGGGGAAGAAGTTGCGGGTTTGGGAGAAATgtgaaaaatcatttttaaaagtcAAGTTTTAAGTGTTATTTTTATGAGTTTGAGTCTTTACACCtacaccatttaaaaaaaaattcatgccGTGTAAAATTGTTTTCAAGTTCGAGAAAAAGGAAAGTAACTTGAAAATAGTATTGTTATGTTAATTGACGATTAAGTTGATAAATTTATTCCTGTCTATTTATCTACTTTATtgtcataatatttattaagatattgattttgatatgaTATATATCCGTGAAGTAATGTATAGATTTGAATGTTGTTATTCATATTCAAAATTTCTATACGGTGAATTTGAAATAATACATTTTGAACGATGTCAACTCTAAAATGAATGTAGGTGGCGTGATAAGAGCCTCGATATGCAAGAGCTTGCGAAATGAATGTGCGAATAACTTTAAAATCTGCTTAAAATTGGCACTGGAATCAATAGTGATCGGAAACACAAGTATGTCGTCAAAACTTTTTAGACTATTATCTTTTTTCTCATCTTTATTTATAGTGACATAAGGAACTGAGTTTATCTTTTAAGTACTTTTGAATGTTGTTATCACTTTTGAATGTTGTTATCGTTCTAGACATGAATGAactatgttttttaatttaaactatttaatctttttttattgtCATCTACTCACCCTGGGTTATTTTTATAGTAATTCTCAGTCTATCACTCTCTTTTTAATCTCATAAGTTTGTTCGATATCTAAAGTTTTTGCTGACTATGCTTTTTGCGAATATATATTTGGCGTTCATAAATTTCTTAGTGATACATTACATTTTTAGTGTTAATACTATCTAAATGtgaattgatataaaaaaaactcatttatacCAATTAAATAAAGGTTTGCAAgaatgttatattatattaaaaaacttatctttatttACTTTGGGATTATTAAAATTACACTTTTTTTCTAACCTTTGAAGGTAAACTATATTTAATCAACTAACATATATCCCACATTTGCacgtttaaaaatataaacaaaatataatttatttaaatttataaattggttttaattaataaaattaaattcaatccaaatttaatgtttatttatatttttaaattgatggagtatataaaatttgaaaaatgcattattaaaatatcttccTGCCATATTTAAACATTCGACTATGCCTTTTGACATTTGCTCACCCTCTGTGGAGGAACTTTTAGATTTTCTCAGTAATGTTTGATTTACTCAACCCTCTTTGGATGAACCCTTATGTTTTTTCACAAATGTTTGTGTTACTCGAGTCGACATTCTCGCTTCCGTTTCATCTACAAATGTCGCGCACCCCTTTAGATTTTCTCAGTAATGTTTGATTTACTCAACCCTTCTTGGATGAACCCGCGcacccacatataataattacttttagagGGATTCAAACAAATGTTCGCGCACCCCTTTAGATTTTCTCAGTAATGTTTGATTTACTCAACCCTTCTTGGATGAACCCGCGcacccacatataataattacttttagagGGATTCGAACTCTAgtcttaaatatgaaatattaacacTTAAACCGTTAAACCATTtatgattattgaaataattttataattttgtgtatgtatatgtattttataagttacattttgaataaatatctatattttataaaacttttcATACTAAtgcaaaaatataataaaagtaattatatcTCCTatcctaaaattaaataaaaatattttcgttaataatgatattatatatatatatatatatttttatatataataaaattagttaaatttcttaacttaattttatttattaagtctAAGACACAAtagtacatattttaaaattattgtcattttttgttgttaaatttattttgtttttttatgtttttcttgtGCATCCCAACATTCCTAATATTcgatacatataacatttttaactcttatttttaaccgtttcaaatttatggATGGGTCAATTCACGATtcaacccaaatattcatttactctcacatatatatatccaaattaaccataactcttgacccgacaaattcaaattaagtattatatatatatatattatattgttatgaatgtcgcgcgttcatcaaataatgtgtagaatttaaaatataaagtcctattagcttagttggttaaaaagttgtacttgtttttgttagctTGCAAGTtagaaacatacatataacatttataattttatttttaaccgtttcaagtttatgagtgggtcaacctacgatccgacccaagtatttatttactctcacatatatatccaaattaaccacagctctcgacccgacaaattcaaattaaacattattatatatatatatatatagagagagagactatattgttatgaatgtcgcaggttcatcaaattttgtgtagaatttaaaatataaagtcttattaacttagttatttaaagagttgtacttgttttgttaggttgcaaatctgaaacatacatatgttaaaataatgggttaatattgtatagtatttatatatttagggtGTTATGTATTAAggcccatatatatatatatattaaggccTATATACATTAGGTTTTAAGCCTcttatctctatatataatctCCATCTATTGGAGATGCTGTAATAATGGAAAACCCTATTATTAAATCCTTTCATTcgtaacatggtatcagagctatgGAATTAGGGTTATGGTTTCTTTTCCGTTTTCCCCTTCATCTCTAATTACTATTGGGTTTGTTCTTGAGGATTGCTTGCATTTATTCGCCATGTCAGAAGAAGGTAAACCTAGTTCCAAAGATAGTGACGGTGGTGCTAGTTAGGGATATCATTTAAACTCGTCCCTTGTTCTTAGTCTCGTGAAATTAGATGGGCCGAACTATCTTACATGGTCGCAAGCTTGTTTACTTTCGATTCAAGCGAATAGAATGCATAAATTCATTAACGGGAAGTCTAAAAAACCCAAGGATGATGATCCGAGATTGGATGATTGGGAATCGGACAATGCCATGGTGAAAACGTGGCTCTTTAATTCTATGGAACTAAATATTCGGAAGAGCTATATATTTCTTGCCACTACTCAAGAAATTTGGAGCTTGATAGATAAGACGTACTCCCATTCTGGAAATTATTCGAAGGTTTATGAGATTTGAAAGAGAGTTCGGGAGACAGTATAGGGTAACTTGACACTAGCAGAGTACTACTCTAAGTTGACTGGGTTATGGACGGAGCTAGATTATTATCGCATCTTTAGAGCAGAATGTACGAAAGATGTAGAAGCCTATCAAAGGATTGTAGAAGAAGATTGTCTGATTGACTTCCTAGCTGGGCTAGATATCTACTATGATCCCAATAAGGCAAAATTGATCGGGAAAGTTCCACTCCCTGATGTTTCGACTTCCCATGCTCGTATTCAGGGGGAGGAGACTCGACGACATACTATGGTTCCTCAATCGTAACACTCTGATCGTTCTGCTCTTGTTGCTACATATGTTCCCATTACTACCCCGTCAGTAGCACCTCCCTTTGTTGATGTGAGTCCACCTCTGTGTGATCACTGCCAGAAGACGGGGCATACTCGTGATAGGTATTTTCTCCTACATCATCACCTTCGTGGCCGTGGTCATGGTCGTGGTCGCGGCCGAGGTCGTGACTCTAAAGGACATCGTTAGTATAATGCTCACCTTTCAGTGGAGACACAAATTTCTGGTATGGATACTCCTCCACCTATAGCGAAGGTTCTTTGATAGTTTTGGAGATGAGTGCTCTTCGCAACTTGCTAGCCAACTCTTCTGCTTCTTCCACATCCTCTCATCTTGCCCATTCCGGTATAGCTTCTGCCTTAACAACCTCATAGTCTTCTTCTAACTCTTAAATCATCGATTCAGGAGCCTCTGACCATATGACAAATTCTTCTAGCTTGTTTAGCTCTTATTTATCTCAACAGAATACAATTCGGGTTGCAGATGGATTCCTTATACATATTCTAGGAAAATGGTTTATTCAGCTTTCTTCTAAGTTACCTTTGAACTCTGTCTTGCATGTTCCATCATTCACTTCAAATTTGTTATCTGTTAAACGTATTACAGAGTCTCTAAATTGCTCGGTAAAATTCTTCCCTTCTCACTGTATTTTTTAGGACATAACAACCAGTTAGACGATTGGTGGGGGTAAAGTTTACAATGGCTTATATGTCTTAGAGGATGTGCCTATTTCTTCACCGATGGTCCACCAAGTATCAACTAACTCTCCGTTAGAGTTTTTGCATTCATGGCATAGACGTTGTGGTCATCCCTCATTTGGTGTATTAGAACATCTTTTTCCTACTTTAACTAAGAAATGTAGTAGGTTTGACTTTATGTGTGAACCATGTGAACTTGCGAAACACAAACGTTCCAGTTACCCTATTAGTAATCAAAGAAGCATGACTCCATTTTCTGTCATTTATTCTGATGTTTGGGGCCCGTCTCGGGTTACTAGTCGTTCCAGTTATAGATGTTTTGTCACTTTTATTGATTGTCATACGCGTCTCACCTGGATTTACTTACTTTGTCACAAAAATGAAGTATTTGAATGCTTTAAGTTATTTCATGCTATAATTCATACACAATTTCAAGATGTTATACAAATCTTACGGACCGACAATGGTACAAAGTATACTAATGGGGATTTTGAGTCTTACTTTTCTTCTCATGGTATTGTGCATCTTACTACACGTGTCAAAACTTCTGAGCAAAATGGGATAGCAGAGAGAAAGAATGGTCATCTTTTGGAGGTTTCAAGGGCTCTTATGTTTACTATGCATGTTCCTAGCTTCCTATGGGGAGATGCAGTTTTAACTGcatcatatttaattaactgTCTTCCCTCTATTGTTCTTAAGTTCAAGACTCCAACATCATTTCTCCCACATACTTCAAAACATCCTCTCCCACTTTGTGTCTTTGGATGTGTCTGTTTTGTTTATAACTCTGCTCCATCGCATAttctttgtccgagaatgcagaactgggttgtaggtgattgcaatagcacttgtgttgtcgtagaaaattggagattcaccagcctcaatcccatagtctctgagctgttgttgaatccacagaacttgagaacaacaacttccagctgcaagagactctacttcagctgtagacgtggcgaccgacgtctgcttcttgctgaaccatgtgattagacgatctccaaggaactggaaagttccacttgtgctttttctatcaattttgcatcctgcataatctgcatctgagaaactaattaaattgaaactggaatcctacagataccacagtcccacattttgagttccctttaagtatttaagaatacgtttagcagcagtaaaatgagaaagtttaggatcagcctgaaatctatcacaaacaccaaaaacaaattgaatgtctggcctgctagcagttacatacagcaaagaaccgatgagtcatctatatgctgttacatcgacactttcgCCACCTTCATCCAATTTAATtaaagaactcattggagtagctgctgcagaacaattctccaaaccaaacttctttagcagttctttggtgtattttgCCTGATTGATAAGAGTTCCGTTTTCTagctgacggacttgaagcccaatGAAGAAtataagttctcccatcatgctcatttcaaatatgTCCTGCATCAggttggcaaatttctcacacaatttggggttagttgagccaaagataatgtcatcaacatatatctgaacaagtagtatgtgagaatctttagtaaatctaaacagggttttatccactgttccaacaacaaagtcatgatcaaacaagaagttggttaaagtgtcataccaagctctaggagcttgtttcagaccatacaatgctttgtcaagcctataaacatgatttggcaaaacatgatctacaaaactaGGGGGTTGCTCAatatatacttcttcacttaattttccatttaagaatgcacttttcacatccatttgaaagactttaaaattcttaaaagatgcatatgctaggaagattctgattgcctctagtcttgcaaccggtgcaaaagactcatcaaaatcaa includes:
- the LOC124943426 gene encoding flowering time control protein FPA-like, with protein sequence MDSTRSDKTGKHPISSYPSSRRSQTEGFPSRVLMICYPSSVIIDEHKLHEQVILFGEIEGIQSFPLENYSLVKFRSIEEARRARNGLCGKLFNNPKIIIMYSNNDNLPLPLPPPLITTPTPTSTPTPTPTPTPTPTPSSSNTSNRRRLSLASSEPISLKRPNGHQHQHRILVYRSRKTSDFDGSIWRGVISKGGSPVCHARCVPFGKGILSNVPEVINCSERIGLENLTKYYVNAVGSDVVFLLPNSGEDSQSYSNFLHYLGDKNRAGIAKLNDKTTLFLVPPSDFLTKVLNMVGPKRCIYGVVLKFPQFSKTIPPNQYINNGHQLFNSAESSKTTSTPIVGGNVQTISKISPHTHPPISLPIPQPPPFFPTPIPEQHQSYYQGGHPSQVDQTQRFHGIPHNEHKEYGVEEGKNGQSLHQKTRDSVAFSNSVNQPHNVVSSSAVNVTPEVPNQVQPSPRGVSQETLQIATRIQQQESGTQTGQVPPSN